The genomic interval TTCTGGAACCGGCCCTGCTTGATTCCATGCCTTCATTCAAGCGCCGCCTGGACTGGTTCATTGAAAACCGCAAAGACCTCATCGGCAACATGGCTTGCATGAAGACCCCTGGCCACCAGGAACGACGGCTTCTTTCCGTCGCGAGCAGGGAACAGCTGCGGAGCATCCTGCAGTTCATGCTGGACGAAGATGAGTTCCTCTCGCCCTGCGGCATTCGCGCCTTGTCGCGATATCACAAGGACCATCCGTACACGCTGGAGCTGGATGGCACAACGCATTCGGTGGACTATGAGCCGGCGGAATCCAGGTCCGGCCTTTTTGGAGGCAATTCCAACTGGCGCGGTCCTATCTGGTTTCCGGTGAATTATTTGCTGGTGCACGCGCTGCGCCGCTTCCACCAGTATTTCGGCGACTCCTTCAAAGTGGAGTGCCCCGCGCGTTCCGGACGGATGGCCAATCTTGACGAAGTTGCGGATGAGATCGCGCGCCGCCTGGTCAGTACGTTTGAGAGAAACGGCGAAGGCCGGCGCCCGGTATTCGGCAACAATGATAAGTTCCAGTCTGATCCTTACTGGTGCGACTACGTGCCCTTCTATGAATACTTTCATGGTGACAGCGGGGCGGGCGTGGGAGCCAGCCACCAGACCGGCTGGACGGCCCTTGCGGCCAGCATGATTTGGGAGCTGCACTTAAAGGTCAGCCAGCAGGGCGATATCGCAATGGATTTGCGGGCAGAGACTTAGTCGCACTCGCAAAGGTTCATGCCTTGAGAGTAGGCTCCGCCGCGGCCACCATGGCTTGCGCAACGGCCCGGATCGTGCGGCGAACGTCGTCCTCTGAAGTCCGCCAGTTGCATACGCTCACGCGCATCGCGCGCTGGCCGCGCCACGTGGTCCCTCCAAAGAACGCTTCGCCGGTCTTGTTGATGGCGGCGATTACCTGGTTTGTACGGCGATCATGGTCCTTGTTCTCTGGATCAAGAAATCGAACCAGCCCTTGATTGATCACCGCAGGTGACAAAACTTCAGCCCCCGGGAGGTTTCCGATTCCGGTGACGAGAGCTTTTGCGTGACCGCAGCAGCGGTCCACCAGAGCGGCGACACCATTGCGTCCAAGCTCGCGCAAAGCAGCATAGGTCGCGAAACCGCGCGCGCGTCGGGAAAATTCAGGGTTCCAATCCATCTGATCCCGCGCGACAGAGTCCATTACCAGGTAGGGCGCGTCGTAAGACATGGAGGCGCGATGCGACTGGGGATGCGCCACGAAGGCGAATCCGGAGTCATAAGGCACGTTGAGCCATTTGTGACCGTCGGTGGCCCACGAGTCGGCGGCCGCCATGCCCTCGGTCAGGCGGCGGTACTTTGGACTCGCCGCAGCCCACAGCCCAAAGGCCCCGTCCACATGCACCCATGCGTCGTGCTGGTGCGCGATTGAAATCAGAGCAGGGAAGTCATCAAACGAACCAAGATTGATTTCGCCCGCCTGCAGAAGCAGAATCGTAGGCGAGGAGGTTTTTTCCTGCAAAGCCTGAGCCACTGCTTCCGGCTGAATGCGGCCCTGGGCGTCCGTGGCCAGGCAT from Terriglobia bacterium carries:
- a CDS encoding aminotransferase class V-fold PLP-dependent enzyme, producing MTDARSTLNFALEQALSYLEGLDKNPVGTTADYAQLRRQLGRPLADEGTAPETVIAELVRDVQGGIMGSGSGRFFAWVIGGALPSAVAADWLTSAWDQNAGLHATAPAAAVVEETAGAWLKQLFQLPESASFAVVTGCQMAHATCLAAARHHLLKKRGWNVEERGLSGSALIRILSSDQRHGSVDRAIRLLGLGTANIECLATDAQGRIQPEAVAQALQEKTSSPTILLLQAGEINLGSFDDFPALISIAHQHDAWVHVDGAFGLWAAASPKYRRLTEGMAAADSWATDGHKWLNVPYDSGFAFVAHPQSHRASMSYDAPYLVMDSVARDQMDWNPEFSRRARGFATYAALRELGRNGVAALVDRCCGHAKALVTGIGNLPGAEVLSPAVINQGLVRFLDPENKDHDRRTNQVIAAINKTGEAFFGGTTWRGQRAMRVSVCNWRTSEDDVRRTIRAVAQAMVAAAEPTLKA